From the Natronoarchaeum philippinense genome, the window CTCCTCGGGGCTGTCTGCGGTCTGTAGCCGAAGTTCCGTCCCCCCGGCGAAGTCGATGCCGAGGGTGGCCGGGGCGCCGGTGACGATCCACCACCCCGCGATCACCACCAGCGCCACCGCCAGCACCGCCAGCGGCACCGCCGCGAGCTGGCGGTTCGTGTACCGGTCGTAGTCGATTTCCGGTACATCGAACTGAATCATATGGCGCCACGTCGGTCGGGATTCCGAATAAGCCTTCTTATCTCTCCGGAGGAGAACCCCTCGCCACCGTTCGGACGCGTCCGCCGGTCACCCCTGCACGAACGGCGTCGCGCCGGTCGGCATCGACAGCAGCCACAGCGACAGCATCGTGTAGCCGACCATCACCGCGACGAAGGGGATCTGGCTTCGGATCGCCTGCAGGCGGCCGGGGAACAGATCGAACGACGCGGCGTGGGCCGCCCAGACCGCGAGCACGTGGCCCGCAAGCACGAAGCCGATATCGAGCAGGCCGAACCAGTCCGGCAGGACAAAGCGGGTGAACGCCGGCGGTGGCGGCGGCGAGAGCGGACTCGTGATCGCGGTCCACAGCGACGGCGTCTGCGAGACGAAGAAGGCGAAGTAGTGCGCGAGGTGGTAGCCGCCCGCGATCGCCAGCAGCGAGGGTGCGAACACCACCGCGAGCCGCCGGGCCGGAAGATACGTCTTCGCGCGGTCGCGCGAGCGCCGCGCGGCCAGCCGGAAGGCGCCGACAAAGAGGGCGAACCCGACGAGCACGAGCAGGAGATACGCCGCCGCTGGCGGGAGGCCGACGCCGACCAGCGCCCGCACCGTCGTCTCGCCCGGCGGCGTCACGACGAAGCCGCTCAGCGTCAGCTCCCAGACGAGCAACACGACGAAGGCAACGTCGGAGGCGTCCGTAACGAGATCAGTCTCGCGCAGTCGAGCGCCCGGCGGGCGCAGCGACCAGCCGTCGTCGGTGCGCTGGAGCGGGCCGACGGCGCCGTAGAAGCGAAACCACGCCGAGAGCGGGTCGACGTTTCGGGTCCACGCCTCCGGGCCGACCGCGACCGCGGCGCCGAGCGCAAGCGTCGAGTAGCAAAGCACCGCCCACGCGAGCGTCGACGGCGATTGGGTCAGCGGCGTCACGACTTCGAGCCAGATCAGCGCGAGCAGCGCCCCGACCGCGGGCCAGCGCTGCAGCGACTCGGGGTACTCGACGACGCCGCTTGGCAGCGCTTCGGCGGCGCGACGCCACGGATCCATCGCCGGCCACGGGTTCCCGACGGCGTACGCGACGATCGTTAGACCGGCCCGCCCGCCGACGAACACGACGAGCACGGCGAAGCTGGCGCTTCCGATCTGTGGTCCGGCCAATCCGGTGTAGACGACGAGCGCGAGCACCAGCACAGTGAGCGTCGTGCCGGCGCGGCCGAGCCACTCGCGTGCCGTCCGCGAGGACGGCAGCGACAGCGCCCACGAGTGAAACGTCGCCAGCAGCGCCCGGTCGGTCACCAGCATCGAGAGCATCCCCGAGGCCGCGATCGCCGCGCCGCCGGTCACCAAAAATAGCCACGTCGGCACCGAGACCTCGCTGCTTCCACCCTGCAGCCCGCTGACGACGTTACTGGCCGCCGCCGAGTCCGCGACCACCGCGATGGCGACCGCCAGTACCACGGCGCCTGTCAGTGCACGCCGCCGTCCGCTCGATCGACCGGCTGGCATGTTCGTCTACACGAAGCCCTGCGAGCATCATGATCCTGTCGTCTTGCGGTGCTGCCGGCTCAGGTTGCTCAGAGCAGCGGCTCGCTCTGGCCGTACGTCGCCAGCACGACGACGGTGACGTAGGCGTCGGGATCGGCGTCCGCGCTGACGATCTGGTACTCCGGCTCGCCAAATGCCCAGCTGCGAAGCTCTTGGCCCGCTTCGAGCCCGTCGACGACGCGCCGACTGATGCTGTCGGGTGACGCTCGACCTGCTGCCTCGTAAAACAGCCCGGGTCCGTCCTCGGATCGGACCCATCCAAGTCCGGCGCTGACGGTGGGATCGTCTGCGCTCGTCGGTGCCACGGTGGCGCGCCCTTCGACGACTGTTAGTCGATTCCCCGCGGGACCGAGTTCCGGCGCCGTCCCGACCGGGTCGATCTCCGCGCCGGCGGGAACCATCGAGGAGACGGAGACGAGGTTGTAGTTTTCGACGCCGGCATCGGCCAGCGCGGCGTCGTACGACGCCATTTCGGTGGGGCCCTCGCCGGTGCCCCAGACGATCCGAATCGTTTCCATGCTTGTACGAAGCCCCGCGGCGGATAATGCGTTACGGATCGACGCTGACGGGGCTGGTCGGCCATCGAAGTGCTGTCGAGACCTTCACAAAAACAGTGCGACGCCGCGGCGTCAGTACGCGTAGTCGACGTAGCCCGTCGAGGTGATCGTGTCGCCGGCGTCGCCGTCCTCTTCGAGCTTCTCCATGGCTTCTTCGAAGTCTTCCATCCGGACCTCGGTGCGGCCGTCCCGGATCGCAAACATCCCCGCTTCGGTGGCGAGGCTCTCCAGCTCGGCGCCGCTTTTGCCGTCGGTCTGGCTGGCAAGCGCGGTGAAGTCGAGATCGTCCGAGAGGTTCATGTCGCGGGTGTGGATCTGGAGGATCTGCTCGCGGCCGTCGAAGTTCGGCTCTGGCACCTCGATGAGCCGATCGAACCGGCCGGGGCGGAGAATCGCCCGGTCGAGCATGTCGAAGCGGTTCGTCGCCGCGATGATGCGGACCTCGCCGCGGGTCTCGAAGCCGTCCATCTCCGAGAGCAGCTGCATCATCGTGCGCTGGACCTCGGCGTCGCCGGAGGTCTTGGACTCGGTGCGCTTGGCGGCGATGGCGTCGATCTCGTCGATGAAGATGATCGATGGCTCGCGCTCGGTCGCCAGCTCGAACAGGTCCCGGACCAGCCGCGACCCCTCGCCGATGAACTTGCGCACGAGTTCCGAGCCGGCCATCTTGATAAACGTCGCATCGGTCTCGTTGGCGACGGCCTTGGCCAGCATCGTCTTCCCGGTGCCCGGCGGGCCGTGTAGCAGGACGCCGCTGGGCGGGTCGATGCCCGCTTCCTCGAACCGTTCCGGTTCGACCAGCGGCTGCTCGACGGCTTCGCGCACCTCGCGGATCTGCTCGTCGATACCGCCGATGTCGTCGTAGGCGACCTCGGGCGACTCGTCGACCTCCATCGCCTGTGCGCGGGCGTCGGTCTCCTGATCGAGGACGGTCTGGATGCTAAACGAGTCGTTGACCGCGACCCGGTCGCCGGCCGAGAGCTCCTCGGACAGCGAGGGAGACACTTCGGTGAGCACCTCTTGGTTGTTGCCGTGCTGCTTGACGACGACCTCGCCGTCGGTGACCTCTTCGACGGTCGCGATGTACAGCGAGGACGTTTTGAGCGCCTCGTTCTCCCGTTCGAGGGTTTCTGCCTTCTCGCGAAGTTCTTCGCGCCGGCTGTCGGCGGCGTCCAGTTGCTCTGTGAGCTCCTCGTTGACCGTTAAAATGTCCGCGTAGTGCTCTTCGAGCGCCGCCAGCCGTTCCTCGTCGGACATCTCGGGATCGAGTTCGAGCCGGGGGCGGTCGGGAAGCGAGGGACTGTGCGCCATTGGTTATCTTTGGTTGGGTCCCCACGTTAGAAGTGCCTTTTGGGTCCGGTAGGTCTCTCCCGCACC encodes:
- a CDS encoding pyruvoyl-dependent arginine decarboxylase, giving the protein METIRIVWGTGEGPTEMASYDAALADAGVENYNLVSVSSMVPAGAEIDPVGTAPELGPAGNRLTVVEGRATVAPTSADDPTVSAGLGWVRSEDGPGLFYEAAGRASPDSISRRVVDGLEAGQELRSWAFGEPEYQIVSADADPDAYVTVVVLATYGQSEPLL
- the pan2 gene encoding proteasome-activating nucleotidase Pan2, whose amino-acid sequence is MAHSPSLPDRPRLELDPEMSDEERLAALEEHYADILTVNEELTEQLDAADSRREELREKAETLERENEALKTSSLYIATVEEVTDGEVVVKQHGNNQEVLTEVSPSLSEELSAGDRVAVNDSFSIQTVLDQETDARAQAMEVDESPEVAYDDIGGIDEQIREVREAVEQPLVEPERFEEAGIDPPSGVLLHGPPGTGKTMLAKAVANETDATFIKMAGSELVRKFIGEGSRLVRDLFELATEREPSIIFIDEIDAIAAKRTESKTSGDAEVQRTMMQLLSEMDGFETRGEVRIIAATNRFDMLDRAILRPGRFDRLIEVPEPNFDGREQILQIHTRDMNLSDDLDFTALASQTDGKSGAELESLATEAGMFAIRDGRTEVRMEDFEEAMEKLEEDGDAGDTITSTGYVDYAY